The genomic DNA GCCCGTGAGTGGATTGCAGGGGTTGAAACCAGATTAAATGAGAGTGTTAGAACTGCCGATGAGCAGGTAAAACTAATGGGAGCTTTAGTACAAAATAGAAACGATAAAAATATTGACGGAAAATCTTCTCCAGCTCCAAATACAAATATGCGTGAAATGGTTACTAAATTGGCCCACAATGGCTGGAAAGCCGAAGATATAGCAAGAACCACTAAATTAAGTAGAGGAGAGGTAGAACTTATTTTAGAGTTATCTCCTAGAGAATAATATTTTTAAAAAGAATCAGATTCACTTGACGATTTGCCTTATGGTTAGTATTTTATTTTCATGAATGAAGATAAGGATACAGAAGATATCATGGATGAAGTGATTAATAATCAAGATGTTGAAATCCTGGATGCAGAAGTAGAAGATACTGAAACAGTTATTGAAGATGCTGTTGATGAAGTTGCAATAAGGGATGCAAAGATTAAAGAGTTAGAAGCTGAAATCGAAGAGCAGAAAGCTAATTATTTGCGAAAACATGCTGACTTTGAAAATTTTAGAAGAAGAATGCTTAAAGAGAAAAGTGATTCAATAAAACATGCAAATGAATCCTTAATTAAAGATTTAATTGAAGTAATAGACAACTTTGACAGAGCACTGCTTTCTGCAAATGATAACGATGATTTTAACTCCTTTAAAGAAGGGATTGGAATGATTGAGAAGCAGTTTAAAGGAATGTTAAGCTCCAATTGGGGGCTTTCAAAAATAGAATCTGTAGGTAAAGAATTTGACCCGCAGATACATGAAGCTATGTTCATGGAAAGTTCTGAAGAGGTTGAAGTTCCAA from Candidatus Delongbacteria bacterium includes the following:
- the grpE gene encoding nucleotide exchange factor GrpE → MNEDKDTEDIMDEVINNQDVEILDAEVEDTETVIEDAVDEVAIRDAKIKELEAEIEEQKANYLRKHADFENFRRRMLKEKSDSIKHANESLIKDLIEVIDNFDRALLSANDNDDFNSFKEGIGMIEKQFKGMLSSNWGLSKIESVGKEFDPQIHEAMFMESSEEVEVPTVSEEFQSGYMLHEKVLRAPKVKVQKPAEE